The region CCTCTCGGACGATGCTCTTCAACATCAGTAACCTCGCTTGGGACGACGACATACTCGGGTGCTTCGGCATCCCCGGGTCCATGCTCCCGGAGGTTCGAGCATCCTCAGGAATTGTCGGCGATTACCAGGGCATACCGATCAGCGGGATTGCGGGCGACCAGCAGTCGGCGCTCTTCGGGCAGGCGTGCTTCGAGCCGGGGACCATCAAGAACACCTACGGCACCGGGAGTTTCATCCTGATGAACACGGGGAAGAATCGCCCTCACTCAGCCCACGGACTGATCGTCACGCTCGCCTGCGGATCAGAGGGAGAGCCGGTCTATGCCCTCGAAGGAGCGGTGTTCGTGGCGGGTGCGGCGATCCAGTGGCTCAGGGACGGGCTCGGTATCGTCCCGTCCGCGCCCGAATCCGAGCGGATGGCGACATCAGTTCCGGATAGCGAGGGCTTGTACTTCGTCCCAGCGCTGACCGGCCTGGGAGCGCCGTATTGGGACCAGGACGCGCGCGGGGCGATCTTCGGACTCACTCGCGGGACGACCTCCGCCCATCTCGTCCGGGCCGCTTTGGAGGCGATGTGCTACCAGACCCGCGACGTGCTGGAAGCGATGCAGAACGACTCCGGACTCGCGATCCCGAGCCTGAAGGTTGACGGCGGCGCGGCGGCGAACGACTTCCTCTGCCAGTTCCAGGCAGACATCCTGGGGGTAGAGGTGGTTCGCCCGGAGACGATCGAGACGACCTCGCTGGGAGCGGCGTATCTCGCGGGCCTGGCAATCGGATACTGGAAGAACGCCGACGAGATCCGCGCGTGCTGGCAGGAGGACCGAGTCTTCGGCCCAGCGATTCCCCGCGTCGCCGCAGATTCGCTCTACGCGGGCTGGCAGGATGCGGTGCGCAGGACGCTCACCCGATGAACGGATTTGCGGCCTTCTCGTCGCCGATGGTGGTCGTCGGACCGTGACCCGGATACACGACAGTACCGTTTGGAAGGACGAGAAGCTTGTCGCGAATCGCCCCGGCCAACTGCTCCATCGAGCCGCCTGGAAAGTCGGTGCGGCCGACGCTTCCCGCGAAGAGCGTGTCACCGGAAAAGAGATGTCCGTCCGCGTAGAGGCACATCCCGCCCGGGGTGTGCCCGGGTGTATGGATGACTCGAAGGCACATCGAGCCGATCCTTACTTCGTCGCGCTCCCGCAGCAGCCGATCGGCTGGAGGGCCGACGACCGCATCGGAACCGAGATACGCAGAGAGGTTCAGACCGGGATCGGTTAGAAATGCGGCGTCGGCCTCGTGGATCACGATCGGGCAGCCGAAACGCTCCTTCAGCGGCGCGTTCGCACCGATGTGGTCTCCGTGCCCGTGAGTGTTGACCACCATCACGACCGACAGCCCCTCCGACTCGATCAGCCCGAGAATCTCATCGGAATCGCCGC is a window of Armatimonadota bacterium DNA encoding:
- the glpK gene encoding glycerol kinase GlpK; the protein is MKHILAIDQGTTGSRAIVYDREGRQVAAAYREFTQRFPRPGWVEHDPEEIWQSVETARREVLDQVPASSIAAIGITNQRETTIVWDRETGEPVYNAIVWQCRRTADRCDQINRAPGETEFFRERTGLPVDAYFSATKIEWILRNVAGAREKADAGRLLFGTTDSWILWKLTGGKVHATDFTNASRTMLFNISNLAWDDDILGCFGIPGSMLPEVRASSGIVGDYQGIPISGIAGDQQSALFGQACFEPGTIKNTYGTGSFILMNTGKNRPHSAHGLIVTLACGSEGEPVYALEGAVFVAGAAIQWLRDGLGIVPSAPESERMATSVPDSEGLYFVPALTGLGAPYWDQDARGAIFGLTRGTTSAHLVRAALEAMCYQTRDVLEAMQNDSGLAIPSLKVDGGAAANDFLCQFQADILGVEVVRPETIETTSLGAAYLAGLAIGYWKNADEIRACWQEDRVFGPAIPRVAADSLYAGWQDAVRRTLTR
- a CDS encoding MBL fold metallo-hydrolase, translating into MPADLWFRSLVVGPCETNCYLLCAEREVLVIDPGGDSDEILGLIESEGLSVVMVVNTHGHGDHIGANAPLKERFGCPIVIHEADAAFLTDPGLNLSAYLGSDAVVGPPADRLLRERDEVRIGSMCLRVIHTPGHTPGGMCLYADGHLFSGDTLFAGSVGRTDFPGGSMEQLAGAIRDKLLVLPNGTVVYPGHGPTTTIGDEKAANPFIG